ATAATGATGCAATGGTTGCAGTTAATGGTTGGATATACAAATTTAAGTTTGAAGTGCGCGCAGGTACTACTAGCCCATTAGAGGAACATGTGAAGTCCCTTGAAAAGGCCGCCAAGAAAAGCAAAATTTTCATAAACTACGTAAACAGGTTACCTGAAACGCCAACCGCGGAGGAAGGAGAAATAGTGGCTAAAGGTGTCCTTGAAGAGTTTGGAGGATTCCTAATTGATGGAGCTTTTAGAATTTGGAAAGGGTTGAGGGAAGCAGACAGAGAGAAGAGAGAAGAAGTAATAAAGGCACTGGACGAGTTAAAGTGGCCGTATTTCGCTGACATTCAACTCGCATAGCCAGAGCATTTGATAAGTAGCACGAGAGGAACGGGAATTTAATCTCCCCGGCCGACCACCCCCACCCCTCTCTGCCGTCACGACTGTCAAGTAACTGTCAAGTAAATACACTCAAACTAGAGAGATTTGACACCTTATTTGAGGCAAAAGTGCTTGTCCAGAGGTGGCACAGGGAGTATAACATGCCAAGTTGTATAACTCGCTCTTAATCGCTGTACTAAGAGTGGGGGCGGGCCAATGTATAAGACTACAATGTCTTGCCCTTACGAAAGGGGTCTGATTAAGGATGGGAACTATTTTTGAGATGTCCGTGGGAATCTTTGGCCTTACCTTACTTCTTACCGCCTTCATAATGGGTAACTTTTGGGGGAGAGGACAAAACGTACTGCACTATCAGATAATGAACTTTATCGGCGGGGTTATACTAGCCTGGTATGCGTTTCAGCTAAGGTACTGGATGTTCGCCACGCTGGAAACCGCACGGGGCACGTTTGCCCTGTACAGTCTGGTATTGTGTATTCGAACTATGGCAAAGAAGTCAAAAGTGCCCTCTGCCCAGGGGCAACATACGTAGCAGGACAGATAACACCTTTTCTAACGCCGCCTTATAGCTATAGAAATTTAAAGAGTTCATATGGATAAATTCTCTCAAACACATAAAACCCCGGAAATAAGTGTTGGAGTGCTTCACTCTTTAAGCGGGACGATGGCAGCTTTCCCCACAGTCCAAAAATCTTGTGGGAAGCGCGTGAATAAAAAGGGGAAGGTTACTTAAGCCCAGCATCAGTCCAGGTGTTATATCCCCTGTCTGGCGTCCAAGGGGGGTGAAGAGGATAGAGTGTTAAAACTGCCCGTTAGCTTTAAATTTTTTGTGTGTACCCTCCTCATCTGTGCCTATGTAGCATGTGTCCTGGGCACAGAGGTTGTGGGTTCGACGGATAAAGATACGGGCCTGCCTGCCAAACAAGAAGAGAGGATAAGGGAATCAGTCTCCAAAATTTTAGATAATAAGCTCTTAAAGAGTATAAACGTAACAGAGTGTAGCGAGCACAAGGGGCTTTATGAGGTCTCTGTAGAGGTTGATGCCGTCATAGGGAGTTCACCTTTGGCGACCAGGAAATCCATTTTTCGGTCAATGAGGCTCAGTTACATGGCTATCTACCGGCTAGGACACCCTGCATGCAACGTTACCTTATCTGCCCATGCACCGGCTGAGAAGATGGGCTACCTCACAGGGAAGGTCAAACCTGGGGAACTCCTCTGGAAAACCTCCCTTACAGAGGAAAGGGCACGCACCGTCCGGTGGGGCCGGTGGCCCGGTGGCTTTTTGTCTGGATTGCGCTCGACTTACACTAATCTTCCACTCCGCTGGCAGGAGCACTTTATACACCCCTTGCTAGCCGCAGGAAGGGGCAAAGGGCGAGCTGGCTACTGATTAAGGTTATTGCCTAAAAAGGTCCTCTTTTTTAGACTCTCCTTGCTCCCTCATAACCCCTGAGAAACCAACGGCTGAAGGGGTCAAAAAGTGGAAACAAGCTGGGGAACCAGGATTCGAACCTGGACAAACAGATTCAGAGTCTGTCGTGCTACCGTTACACTATTCCCCACTGATTAGACTGCACGCTTGAGGTAAAAAACCTAACAGAAAGCATGATACCAGTCAAGGTCTTTCGGCGGTATGAGAGGGGTCAAGGGCCTCTCTCATCAACTTGAACACGTCCGTGTTATCCATGCGCCCGCTAACGGCCCTGGCGCCGGGGCCCTGCGCCCATATGGGCACGTCCTCGGCCGTATGACGCCGGTGTATCCACTTCAGCTTCGGCTTATCGCCCCGCCCCGGCAGAAAGTTTTTGGGACCGACTATCGCCAGCCCGCCCGTTTCATGGTCCGCGGTGACTATCACCAGCGTCTCATCCGACAGGCCGTTTGCCTCAAGCCATTCCACCACCGCACCCACCGTCTCGTCAAACGCGACGGTCTCGTAAAGAACGGCGTCGCTGTCGTTCTTATGGCTCGCGTGGTCTATACGCCCGCCCTCTATCATAACAAAGAACCCGTCCGGGTCTTTGGACAATACCTCCAGCGCCTTTAGAGACATCTCTATTAAAGACGGTTCGTCCAGCCTCCTGTCCATCGCGAAGGACATATGTTCCGGAGCAAACAGCCCGAGCAGCTTCTCCGTCTTCGCAATATCTACCCGTTCCAGCTCCTCTTTCGTATAGACCACCTCATAGCCCATGTCCCTTGCCTCTTTAAGGGGAAGGGTGGTCCATACCCGCAGGCCGCCTCCCATGATTACGTCGGGCCGTGAGCGGTGCAGGTAGTCCTCCGCAATCTCACGCGCGTTCTCGCGTGAGGACTCATGTGCGGCGAATGCGGCGGGGGTGGCGTGGGTAACCTCCGCGGTGGTAACCAGTCCGGTTGACCTGCCCGTGTCCCCGGCAATCTCAAGGACGGTCTTATATTCCTTCGCATGAACCGACTGTCCTATAACGCCCCGTCTTGTCTTATGGCCCGTGGCCAGGGCCGTGGCCGCAGCCGCGGAATCGGTTATCAGGCTCTGCAGGGAAAAGGTCGAGACATAACCCGAGTGTTCAAATTTGTCCATATAAAGCTCGCCCGCGGGGCCGTGAACGAAACTCCTCGCCATGACCAGATGCGACCACCCCATACCGTCGCCTATTAAAAGGACGACGTTCTTTGCGCCACTTTCCCCGGCAACGGCCGGGACCCCGAAGGGCGCGGTCAGGAGGATTACGGTTACGATTACGATTACACGGAACAGAGGGATATTCAACGGGCGGTAAATAGACCTACTACTACTTATAAACTGACGCGGCGATATCACCTCGGGCTACCCCCTGGGATGGAATTTTTTGTGGATATGTTTCAGGTGCTGGCGTTCTATGTGGGTGTACGTCTGGGTTGTGGCGATATTGGAGTGGCCCAGCATCTCCTGCACGCTCCTGAGGTCCGCGCCGCGCTCTAATAGATGTGTGGCAAAAGAGTGTCTCAGACCATGGGGTGAGATTTCCTTTATACCCGCTTTCTTCGCATAGTTTTTGACGATACGCCAGACGTCCTCTCTCCTCAGCGGTCTCCCCGACCTCGTCAAAAAGACGGACTCGCCTGGTAGTCCCCTGTCCAGTTTAGGCCTTGATTCGTTTAGATAACGCTCCAACATCTCACAGGCCTTTTTGCCCAGGGGCACTATGCGCTCCTTGTTGCCCTTACCGTGACACCTGACATACCCGTCCTCTATGTTCACATCCCCCAGCTTGAGAGAGGTCGCCTCTGAGGCCCTCGCCCCCGTGGCGTACAACACCTCAAGTACGGCCCTGTCCCTCAGGCCCTGTGCCCTCTCCAGCGAAGGGCTGTCCAGCAGTCTCTCTACCTCCTGCCAGTGCAGGACGTCCGGCAGACGCTTCCAGAGCTTCGGCGAATCCACCTCCGCGAGCACATCCTTCTTCAGGCGTCCGTCTATTACCAGGAATTTGTAGAACTGTTTTATGGCAGAAAGGTTCCGGGAGACGCTGTTTACGCCTATGCCCCGTTCCCTCTCGGCCACCATGTAGAGGTTGAGGTGCTCAGGCCTCAAATCCTCCATCTTCTCGATATCCCACTTGTCCAGGAATCCCCTGAATTTATTGAGGTCGTTCCTGTAGGCAAGGACGGTATTTTCAGAGAGGCCGCACTCCAGACTCAGATAGTCTAAAAATGATTGTATCAGTTCTTCCATGTTATTCGTTTAACGCAGAGCAAGCTCTGCCACTACAATATTTTTTATTACGCCATAATAAAGTAACACACATCTTCTGTAGTGGTCGAGCTTGCTCGACGTAAAGAATCATCATCAAACACCTTTCATACCGGGCAGAAAATCCAACGTCCTATTTGACGTCTTTTCACACAATCTCTACCAAATCCTCTGAACCGTCTTTCTCCGGGTGCACTATCTTTGAAAGCTCGGCAACCCTGGGCCCGTAGAGTTCGTTTATCTTTTTAACAAGAACGAGACGGTTGTTCCTGAGCTTCTCGTCTTCCACGTTCACGAACACCTTGTCAAAGAACGTGTGTACGGGCCCGGCAAATGTTTCACAGAACAACGCGGATGCCTCTTCATATTTCTTTTCGTCTATGAGTGCCGTTATCTTGTCTTTATTCTTTACGTAAACGTCCCAGAGATAGCGTTCTTCATCCTCCTTTAATAGACCTTCGTCAACCTCTCCGGCGGAGGGTGCGTTCTTTCCTATGTTGAATGTCCTTTCTGCCACGACAACTAATTCCTGCCATTTGTCGGTCTTAGAAATCCCGGAGATAACTTCAACCCGGTTTTTGAAATCGCTTACATCGTCAAAGCCGGCGCTTAAAACAGCGTTAACGATGTCGTACCTGTAACCCCTTTCGCGGAACGTCTGGTAGAGCCTGTCTCTGAAGAACGCGTTTATCTCCTTCATGGCAGTGCCTTTTCCCGGAAAATTTTCCAGGGCCGCCACAATCGTGTCCTGCAGCGACAGGGACAGCCTGTGTGACTCAAGAATGCGGATTATCCCCTGGGCCTGCCGCCTAAGCCCGTAGGGGTCTTGAGAGCCCGTGGGCACCAGCCCTACCGAGAAGCAGCCACACAGCGCATCGAACTTGTCGGCCAGGCTGAGCGTCATACCAAGCCGTGACTCCGGCACTTTATCCCTCGCATGTCGCGGCATATAGTGTTCCTTAATTGCCAGCGCCACGTCTTCCGGCAGCCCCTCTTCTCTCGCATAGTGATAACCCATTACTCCCTGCAGTTCCGGAAATTCTCCCACCATCTGTGTCAGCAGGTCTGCCTTACACAGGAGGGCCGCCTGGTGCAGAGCCTCCTTTTCCGCGTCCGCCAGGTTGAGCTCTTTTCGGGCCAGATACGCAGAAAGCCTGTCGATGCGCTCCGTCCTTTCCCGGTAGCTTCCCAGCTTCTCATGGAAGACCACGTCCTTCAGCCCGTCGAGCCAGTCCTTTAGCGAACGTTTTCTATCCTCTTCCCAGAAGAACTTTGCGTCCGCAAGCCGCGCCCTCAACACCCTCTCATTGCCCTCAACAGACCTGCGGGCCCCATGCTCATCCCGGTTGCACACGGCCACAAACTTGGATAGAAGCCTGCCGTTGCCGTCTTCTACGGGAAAATACCGCTGATGACTTATCATCACCGTCTCCACCACCTCCTGCGGCACACGCAAAAACTCCTCCGGGAACGTGCACTCTACCGGAAACGGGTACTCCACCAGGTAATTAACCTCCTCCAAGAGTTTTTCTTCTCCCGACAGTTCAGAACCATATTTCCGCATTATTGCGTTTATTGCATCCCGGAGTACGGTCTTTCGTTCCTCCGGGTCTACTATCACCTTCTCCTTTCTCAGAAGGTCTTTATAGGTCCCAAGGTCCGCCTTATTGATGGTAATCATTTTACCGGAGAGGAACGGGTGGCCGCGTGTGACCCGCCCGCTTTTTATACCGTTCAACTCGAATTCTATAACCTCGGCATCAAAGAGGGCCATTACCCGGGAAATCGGCCTTGCAAAGGAAAGTCCCGGTCCCCTCCACCTCATCTTCTTCGGGAATGATATTGAACGGATGACATCGGAAAGAATCTCCGGCAGAAGTTTTATAGACGGTACTCCCTCATGGGTCTTAACGGCAAACAGATACGACCCCTTAGGGGTGTCTTTGACCTGCAGTTCGCTAAAGTCCACGCCCTGCGCCCTGGCAAAGCCAAGCCCGGCCTTTGTGGGACGGCCGTCAGAATCAAGGCCAATCTTACTCGACGGTCCCGGCAGCTCCTCTGTCTGCGCCGGCTGTTTCTCCGGTATACCCTCCGCGTAGAGACCCAGATGGCACGGTGTCCCAAAGGTCTCCACCCTCCCAAAGCCCAGGCGGTTCTTCTTAAGCCCTTCTTTAAAAAGTACTTCCATTTGCCTGAGAGCTGGCGCTATATAGCCGGCGGGAATCTCCTCAGTGCCTATCTCCAGTAACAGCTTGCCCATAAGCGGATTTGTAGTGTGTTTCGGTGTCATTGAAAGACCGGCAGTACTATAGCTACATTATAGAGAACATGTCAACAGAAAACCCTCTCTATCCCCTAGCTATTACAAGTGTTAACTGTTAACGTACTACCCGCGTAAGATTCACAATTGCATTGACAAAGCCGGTGATATATTCTAGAATTTTTCTTTACACAAATACAATACTGAGTCTTTTAAAGGGGGAGCCCACTGCAAGAACAAGGCTGGTTTTCTTGTATTTTGTCGCAAGGTCCAAGTGTTGCCATTTAACTCTACAAAGGCGACTCATCCTTGTAAGGCCTTGTGAGATATAATTTATTTGTGGCGTGCGCAGACCACAACATGTTATTTTGATTGCGGTTACAGAATGGACAAAAAAGTTCTACGACTTGGTAGTTGGGAATTCCTCGGGCTTCTCATCCTTGCCTCCGCATTGATTCATTTCCTCTTCATATTCTTCTTCCCTGCGGGTCACCTGTTGAGAACGGAGCTGTTTGGCGGTGTACCCGAGCCGGCAGCCATCTCTACGCCGATTGTCTTTGAGTTTGTCGAGGCCGGTGACGAGGTCGAAGAGCTCGCAAAGAAGGAAGAGCTTTGGAAAGAAGAACAAGAAGCAGCAAAAGAGGAAGAAGAAGAGGAGGAGGTTGAAGAGAAGAAGCGGCAGCAGTTCATGGATACGGCAGACAGCGCCGTTGACGAGGAGGTAGAGGTCGAGACCGAGAAGATAGGCGAGAAGAGCACGCTTGCCAAAGACACCGCCCCTGACGAAGGTCCTGAGACAGAAGAACCCAAGCTGGAGGGTGACACTGAGATACCGGCAATCGGCGGCCCTCCTGGAGAAGGTCCCCTCAACACGGGGGGAATCGCAGAGATGCTGGCCGGCATATTTGATGAAGAAGTGCTGACCGAGGAGGAGGAAACAACTGCCGAGGCAGAAGAGACAGAGACCGAGGTTGAGGGGACAGATACCGGCGAACTGACAGAGGTTGTTGAAGAGACGGAGGACACGGAGAGTACGACAGAAGACGAGGAATTACTGGCTGAAGCAGAGCTAGAAGAGGCTTCCCCTGAGGACACGGAACCAGATGAAACCTCCTCACCGGAAGAGGTAACTACAGAGGTCGCCTCAAGAGATGAGCCGGCCACGGAAACCCGGGCGGAAGAGCCTGAGGACACGGAGGTCTCAGAAGAAAAAGGCGCCTATCTAAAGAAAAAACTGGGCCTGCTTGACGAGGAATTTGAGAAGGAAGAGGACGGCCTGCTTCCGGTAGAGGAAAAACCCAAGGAGCTGGCATACATACCGCCGGAGGAGCCACGGAAGCAAAAGCAAGAAGTTAAGAAGCCCCCAAAAAAACAGAGCAAGAAAAAAAGACGTTCCTCCAGGAAGGGGGTAAGACCAAAGGTGGCCATCAGCTTCAACGCCAAGACACTCTCCGGTGGAACGATAGAACCATTATACGACCACGAAGACGGCAACGTCACCAAGGACGGACTTGAGGCGTTTTCCGTGATGAAGGACCAATATGCACCCTACTACCGCCACATCCGCGACAGGGTATCCTGGTATTGGATACTCAAATATGGCACGAGAGCGGAGATAAAACTGGAGACAAAACCAAATCATCCCATTATAATACAGTTCAAGGTGCTCCCTAACGGGACTACGGGAGAAGTAAAGGTTATAGACACCGCGGGGAATAACCTGCTTGCGTCCTATATAAGAGACGCTATTACCGAAACGCACCTCAACAAGTTCCCCTCCTACGTTGAGGAGGAATTTATCGACGTGCGGTTTAACTTTTATTTCTTTTAACGCTGCGGCGACACCGCGCCAGGAGAGACTGTAAACCCGTTCGACATGACCGCACAACACAGTAAAGTCAGTTTGCATTCAAGAAGAGGGAGGTAGCGACTAAGTTGAGTTGGCTTATCGGCGGCGGCCCTGTAATGATACCGCTGCTCATCTGCTCCGTGATTGCCCTGGCGGTTGTTATAGAGAGAGCCCTGTGTCTGGGGAAGAACCGTATCATCAGGCCGGAACTTGTCAGGCTCATCCACGACGTTAAAGACATAAGCGACGTCCCCAGGGCCTTTTCCAGATGCCAGCACATGCGCGGCCCTTTTGCCAATATCGTCAAACACGTACTTACAAACCTCCACCTGTCCTGGGAAGAGAAGCTCCACGAGATACAGATCGCCGGGAGGGAGGAGTCAAAGACACTGGAACGCAATCTTGTTCTGCTTGAGATCGTAGCGGCCGTATCCCCTCTTCTCGGTCTTCTTGGAACCGTCATAGGGCTTGACTCGATCTTTGCGGCCATCGGCAAGGCAGGGCTGGGAGACCCAAGCGCTTTTTCCCACGGCATCGCTCAGGCCCTGCGTACGACCATAATGGGCCTCTCCATCGCTATCCCGTCCATGATTGCCTTCAGCTTTTATGACCGCAGGGTTGGCAACTTTGTGAACGAAATGGAAAGATTCTCTACAATCCTCCTTAACAAGCTCTATGCCTCCAAGGCCCGCCAAGAAAAGGAACGGCCCGAGGGGGCAAAGCTGCAGGGTCACTACCCCTCTCACGAAGGATAATACTTAAAGATATAAACGCCCCCGAATTTGTCACTTTATTTTGTTGCCAAATTTGCTTAAAATTTAGAGACGTCTGTAACAGTGCTGCTGGCGGGCAGGCGGCCCAACCCCGGTCAGGCACAATATTACTGACAACAGACTATCGCCTGTACCGAAATGCGGTGTTCAGAGGTTAATAACAAATGGATTTTCGGACCAGACGTGCCGTTAATTACAGTATTAACATAGCATCCTTGATAGACGTCCTTTTTTTACTTTTAATGTTTTTTGTGGTCACGTCCGTGTTCATTGAACAGCCCAACATAAAACTTGAACTGCCCAGCGCAAGTCATGCCGAGACGACCAAGTTTGAGGGGCTGACCATTACCATCAACAAAGAGGGCCGGCTCTTCTTTGGAAAGCAGCCTGTCGGCATAACCGAGCTGGACGCCATCCTGCGCAGCAAAACCGAAGCGCTGGGAGACATCGTACTGGTCCTGAGGGCGGACAGGGACGTCGCCTACGGGGTGGTTATTGCGGTGATGGACGTTGCCAGAGGCGCAGGACTAAAGAGAATAACTGCCCTCACGGTCTCAGAAGAAGAGACGCGGTAGGTCTCGCTATACTTTGCAGGAGAAGTCTCAATGCTTAAGAAGAAATTTGCCAAAGATAAATGCGTCACTTGCAAACAGTGTATGTTCGCCTGTTCGGTGAGACATTCCGTCTCTAAAGACGTCTTTACCGCCATTTCCGAGGAACCTAAATCCATTCCCCGCCTCACGGTCAGCATACGCAAGGATAAGCCCCATATGACGGTATGCCAGAACTGCGCAAAACCTAAGTGCCGGGACGCCTGCGAGTACGGGGCGATTACAAAGTATGAAGACGGTAACGTGGTCATAGACCAGGAAAAGTGCACGGGCTGCTGGGAATGTGTAACTGCATGCCCCTTTGGAGCCATTTTCAAGAAAACCGAGATGAAAGTAGCTGTAAATTGTGACGACTGCAAGGGATATGATGACATGGCGTGCGTCGAGGCGTGTAAGACCGAGGCACTTGTTTACAAGGTGAAAAAGGAGGTCCTTGTAACGGCAGATAAGTAGCCCTCAGATTTTCGCTGTCTCTATAATATCTCTAACCCTTCTAAGTAACGACATTTAGACTGCGTTCTTGCGTATCCAGAACTTAGACCCTGCGCTCCGTATACAGTCATTCTCACGTCCCCGCTAGCACCCCCGGCCGCATCAAAGCTCTCACGGTGAAGAAAGGGACTGTTGGCACCGCCAAATAGTTCTTGACTTTTACCATGACTTGTATAAAATTCTTCCAATAGAGACATATGTTGAGTACCTTCGGGGTTTTTGGAAAAGAGCTTATTCTGGCGGCTAACAGGCCTTACCAGTATTTAGATATTGTGTCCTATTTGGAGGGTTTTAGGGGCTTTTTATCTCTTGTAAGATTGCCCCGCATAGTACGTTAGGGCAAACGCAAGGCCTTATTAAAAGAGCTTTTCTTACCCTCTATTAACGGACAATGGTGTGAAGGGGCGCCTCCGAAAAAGGCCGTTCTACCGGCAGGACACACCGCTGTTTCTTCCGCCATGTAAGCCCGTCTTCGAATCCCCGGGGTTTTAATCCACTGCACTATAAATGCCCTTTGGGTATTATTCGAAGGGGGGTGAAGTTCTATCCCTACAGTCGATATAAAGTTATTAATCGTAGTGTTGGTTTCCTGTGCCGTTTTTGTCCCCATTGGATACTTCCTGTGTTTCTTCCTCACCTCCAAGAAAAGACGCGTACAGGAAAGGGAGTCCAAACAAGCACTCGATGAGGCACATGCCGATGCGTCAAGGATAAGAAAAGAAGCTGACCTGGTCTTAAAGGACGAGCTCCTCAAACGAAAGGAGGAGATCGAAAGAGAGACCCAGGAGACAAGACACGACCTCCGCCAGCTTGAGAAGAGACTGTCCAAACGGGAAGACAATCTGGAAAGAAAGCTGGAGATCCTCTCAAAAAAGGAGCATTACGTAGACGGCCTTCAAACAAATCTGAGCACAAAACTCAAAGACGCCGAGACCAAAGAGGCCCGTCTGAAAAGGCTTATAGAAGAAGAAGAAAGGGCATTGCTCAAGGTTTCGGGGTACACGAG
This genomic window from Candidatus Bathyanammoxibius amoris contains:
- a CDS encoding alkaline phosphatase; translation: MISPRQFISSSRSIYRPLNIPLFRVIVIVTVILLTAPFGVPAVAGESGAKNVVLLIGDGMGWSHLVMARSFVHGPAGELYMDKFEHSGYVSTFSLQSLITDSAAAATALATGHKTRRGVIGQSVHAKEYKTVLEIAGDTGRSTGLVTTAEVTHATPAAFAAHESSRENAREIAEDYLHRSRPDVIMGGGLRVWTTLPLKEARDMGYEVVYTKEELERVDIAKTEKLLGLFAPEHMSFAMDRRLDEPSLIEMSLKALEVLSKDPDGFFVMIEGGRIDHASHKNDSDAVLYETVAFDETVGAVVEWLEANGLSDETLVIVTADHETGGLAIVGPKNFLPGRGDKPKLKWIHRRHTAEDVPIWAQGPGARAVSGRMDNTDVFKLMREALDPSHTAERP
- the xerD gene encoding site-specific tyrosine recombinase XerD, with protein sequence MEELIQSFLDYLSLECGLSENTVLAYRNDLNKFRGFLDKWDIEKMEDLRPEHLNLYMVAERERGIGVNSVSRNLSAIKQFYKFLVIDGRLKKDVLAEVDSPKLWKRLPDVLHWQEVERLLDSPSLERAQGLRDRAVLEVLYATGARASEATSLKLGDVNIEDGYVRCHGKGNKERIVPLGKKACEMLERYLNESRPKLDRGLPGESVFLTRSGRPLRREDVWRIVKNYAKKAGIKEISPHGLRHSFATHLLERGADLRSVQEMLGHSNIATTQTYTHIERQHLKHIHKKFHPRG
- the glyS gene encoding glycine--tRNA ligase subunit beta, which produces MTPKHTTNPLMGKLLLEIGTEEIPAGYIAPALRQMEVLFKEGLKKNRLGFGRVETFGTPCHLGLYAEGIPEKQPAQTEELPGPSSKIGLDSDGRPTKAGLGFARAQGVDFSELQVKDTPKGSYLFAVKTHEGVPSIKLLPEILSDVIRSISFPKKMRWRGPGLSFARPISRVMALFDAEVIEFELNGIKSGRVTRGHPFLSGKMITINKADLGTYKDLLRKEKVIVDPEERKTVLRDAINAIMRKYGSELSGEEKLLEEVNYLVEYPFPVECTFPEEFLRVPQEVVETVMISHQRYFPVEDGNGRLLSKFVAVCNRDEHGARRSVEGNERVLRARLADAKFFWEEDRKRSLKDWLDGLKDVVFHEKLGSYRERTERIDRLSAYLARKELNLADAEKEALHQAALLCKADLLTQMVGEFPELQGVMGYHYAREEGLPEDVALAIKEHYMPRHARDKVPESRLGMTLSLADKFDALCGCFSVGLVPTGSQDPYGLRRQAQGIIRILESHRLSLSLQDTIVAALENFPGKGTAMKEINAFFRDRLYQTFRERGYRYDIVNAVLSAGFDDVSDFKNRVEVISGISKTDKWQELVVVAERTFNIGKNAPSAGEVDEGLLKEDEERYLWDVYVKNKDKITALIDEKKYEEASALFCETFAGPVHTFFDKVFVNVEDEKLRNNRLVLVKKINELYGPRVAELSKIVHPEKDGSEDLVEIV
- a CDS encoding MotA/TolQ/ExbB proton channel family protein, which gives rise to MSWLIGGGPVMIPLLICSVIALAVVIERALCLGKNRIIRPELVRLIHDVKDISDVPRAFSRCQHMRGPFANIVKHVLTNLHLSWEEKLHEIQIAGREESKTLERNLVLLEIVAAVSPLLGLLGTVIGLDSIFAAIGKAGLGDPSAFSHGIAQALRTTIMGLSIAIPSMIAFSFYDRRVGNFVNEMERFSTILLNKLYASKARQEKERPEGAKLQGHYPSHEG
- a CDS encoding biopolymer transporter ExbD — translated: MDFRTRRAVNYSINIASLIDVLFLLLMFFVVTSVFIEQPNIKLELPSASHAETTKFEGLTITINKEGRLFFGKQPVGITELDAILRSKTEALGDIVLVLRADRDVAYGVVIAVMDVARGAGLKRITALTVSEEETR
- a CDS encoding 4Fe-4S binding protein — protein: MLKKKFAKDKCVTCKQCMFACSVRHSVSKDVFTAISEEPKSIPRLTVSIRKDKPHMTVCQNCAKPKCRDACEYGAITKYEDGNVVIDQEKCTGCWECVTACPFGAIFKKTEMKVAVNCDDCKGYDDMACVEACKTEALVYKVKKEVLVTADK